Proteins encoded by one window of Gemmatimonadota bacterium:
- a CDS encoding aminotransferase class I/II-fold pyridoxal phosphate-dependent enzyme, whose protein sequence is MSNMIKAMNLAAPGFTRRKFLKGLAVGAGVASLGSYEAAAQIVAGPRVRPVRGWGVPEGFIRLSSNENPIGPSPRAVEAIMQYVYKFNRYYRGRGLYGQIAERHGLPVVIPSNNNEDRAEPWVTLGCGSSEVLFAIASAYLRDGGQMIEAAPGYGGVVRTARNYGARARLVRTTPDFHQDLDAMKAAITEDTRVVVITSPGNPTGIIAPFDDLKKFVSDIPSDVMVFVDEAYIEFARNPEDRIGAAPLILDHENVIVTRTFSKIMGMAGLRIGYGLARPHVIEKLEDNKGGRVSSLSVVAAEACIEDQDYQDRARAAAWAGHDYLTGQFEEMGLEYVPSQSSFMLVNVRTDADEVTRKLFEEYNVLVGNGKRRWRMNNWLRVTAGLQAENEAFIAALKKVLVSS, encoded by the coding sequence ATGTCGAACATGATAAAGGCGATGAACCTGGCGGCTCCCGGGTTCACAAGGCGCAAGTTCCTCAAGGGGCTCGCGGTGGGCGCCGGGGTGGCTTCCCTGGGCAGCTACGAAGCCGCGGCGCAGATAGTGGCGGGACCCCGCGTCCGGCCCGTGCGGGGCTGGGGGGTCCCCGAGGGATTCATCCGACTGAGCAGCAACGAGAACCCGATCGGTCCGTCGCCCCGTGCCGTCGAGGCGATCATGCAGTACGTCTACAAGTTCAACCGGTACTATCGCGGCCGTGGGCTCTACGGCCAGATCGCTGAACGCCACGGACTGCCGGTCGTCATACCTTCGAACAACAACGAAGACCGGGCCGAGCCCTGGGTGACCCTCGGGTGCGGGTCATCGGAAGTGCTCTTCGCCATCGCTTCGGCCTACCTGCGCGACGGCGGCCAGATGATCGAGGCGGCGCCCGGTTACGGCGGCGTGGTCCGTACGGCCCGGAATTACGGCGCCCGGGCACGCCTGGTCCGCACGACTCCGGACTTCCACCAGGATCTCGACGCCATGAAGGCGGCCATAACCGAGGACACGCGCGTCGTCGTCATCACGTCTCCGGGCAATCCGACGGGCATCATCGCGCCGTTCGACGACCTCAAGAAGTTCGTCAGCGACATCCCCTCCGACGTCATGGTCTTCGTCGACGAGGCCTATATCGAGTTCGCCCGGAACCCGGAGGACCGCATCGGCGCCGCGCCGCTCATCCTGGACCACGAGAACGTCATCGTAACCCGCACCTTCTCTAAGATCATGGGCATGGCGGGCCTGCGTATCGGATACGGCCTGGCCCGGCCCCATGTCATCGAGAAGCTCGAAGACAACAAGGGCGGGCGGGTCAGCTCGCTCTCCGTGGTCGCCGCGGAGGCCTGCATAGAGGATCAGGACTACCAGGACCGGGCGAGAGCGGCGGCCTGGGCCGGGCATGACTATCTCACCGGCCAGTTCGAGGAGATGGGACTCGAGTACGTGCCCAGCCAGTCCAGCTTCATGCTGGTGAACGTGCGCACGGACGCCGACGAGGTCACCCGGAAGCTGTTCGAAGAGTACAACGTGCTCGTGGGCAACGGCAAGCGCCGCTGGCGGATGAACAACTGGCTGCGCGTAACCGCCGGCCTGCAGGCAGAGAACGAGGCCTTCATCGCCGCGTTGAAGAAGGTTTTGGTCAGCAGCTGA
- a CDS encoding acyltransferase family protein — MQPGKMQMNGRSSPAPGRFHDLDALRAFAMLLGIVLHTCLFLMPVDDWPIQDRWADSHDLENNPYAFFFGVIHGFRMPIFYLISGFFTAMLWQSRGLDGLARHRLHRIGLPLLAGMLTIIPATNAFFIPVTPLTWMYSWLSSLAHLWFLWYLVLMTAVFIACARLGLRFRHPAWWLLLPASILPQYLMREGMIGADGSADLIPIPHVFGYYLVFYLFGAFFYQKRIEVQRWWSTGLAPATLVAMPAGYLLLDPESLGLAPSNAVRWTAAVIGAVYTWLACFGLLGLFRWIASKQRYWIRYVSDASYWLYLGHLPLVLGGQALAVSWPFSVHLKFTLICVAVTGILLATYQLGVRYTFVGRVLNGPRVRH; from the coding sequence ATGCAACCAGGGAAGATGCAAATGAATGGCCGTAGTTCGCCCGCGCCGGGCAGGTTCCACGACCTGGACGCGCTGCGCGCATTCGCCATGTTGCTCGGCATCGTGCTGCATACCTGCCTCTTCCTCATGCCCGTCGACGACTGGCCGATCCAGGACAGGTGGGCGGACTCCCACGATTTGGAGAACAATCCCTACGCGTTTTTTTTCGGCGTCATTCACGGTTTTCGCATGCCGATCTTCTACCTGATCAGCGGCTTCTTCACCGCCATGCTCTGGCAGTCCCGGGGCCTGGACGGCCTGGCGCGCCACCGCCTGCACCGAATCGGACTCCCCCTGCTGGCGGGAATGTTGACGATCATCCCGGCGACGAACGCGTTCTTCATTCCCGTGACGCCCCTGACGTGGATGTATTCCTGGCTGTCCAGCCTTGCCCACCTCTGGTTCCTGTGGTACCTGGTCCTCATGACGGCGGTCTTCATCGCCTGCGCGAGGCTCGGCCTGCGGTTCCGCCATCCGGCCTGGTGGCTGCTCCTACCGGCCAGCATCCTTCCACAGTACCTGATGCGGGAGGGCATGATCGGCGCGGACGGATCGGCGGACTTGATCCCGATCCCCCACGTGTTCGGCTATTACCTGGTCTTCTATCTGTTCGGCGCGTTCTTCTACCAGAAGCGTATCGAAGTGCAAAGGTGGTGGTCCACGGGCCTGGCGCCGGCCACTCTGGTGGCGATGCCCGCGGGGTACCTCCTGCTGGATCCCGAATCATTGGGGTTGGCGCCGTCGAATGCCGTCAGGTGGACCGCCGCGGTAATCGGCGCAGTCTATACCTGGCTGGCCTGTTTCGGTTTGTTGGGGCTGTTTCGGTGGATCGCGTCGAAGCAAAGATACTGGATCCGCTACGTCTCGGACGCGTCATATTGGCTGTACCTGGGCCATTTGCCGCTCGTACTCGGTGGACAGGCGTTGGCCGTGTCCTGGCCCTTCAGCGTGCATCTCAAGTTCACGCTGATCTGCGTCGCGGTTACCGGCATCCTGCTGGCGACCTATCAACTGGGCGTACGGTACACTTTTGTCGGTAGGGTGCTGAACGGCCCCCGCGTCCGTCATTAG